A genome region from Christensenella minuta includes the following:
- a CDS encoding helix-turn-helix transcriptional regulator produces the protein METKPRILYLKKILEERTDEEHPLSTTQLINILNDEYGISAHRTTVTKDIAALQEFGMDIVTIHSTQSKYFVASRKFELPELKLLIDAVESSKFITKKKSKTLIEKIHTMTSPGQVAKLKRNNYVVNRIKPDNEQIYYIIDAINDAINTGKQISFQYYDYTGLKKKVLKNKGEVYKLSPYKLLWCGDYYYVLGYSEKKSKVINFRVDRIASKPEILDKDIIPMPDDFDIENYTKEVFFMFSGEKVLVDLRCDNSLMKTMVDRFGEDVTTLAYDMTSFRVQTEVSASPTFFGWVFGFNGKVQILAPESVKEQYRQMIAQADEGMQQKENKEQEI, from the coding sequence ATGGAAACAAAGCCGAGAATATTATACTTAAAGAAAATATTAGAGGAACGAACGGACGAGGAACATCCGCTTTCGACGACGCAGCTAATCAATATATTGAATGATGAATACGGAATATCTGCACATAGAACGACGGTCACAAAAGATATTGCTGCACTTCAGGAGTTTGGAATGGATATTGTTACTATCCATTCTACTCAGAGCAAATACTTTGTAGCCAGTCGTAAGTTTGAATTGCCGGAACTGAAACTGCTGATAGATGCAGTGGAGTCATCGAAGTTTATTACAAAGAAGAAAAGCAAAACGCTGATTGAGAAGATACATACGATGACCAGTCCGGGGCAGGTGGCAAAGTTGAAGCGTAATAACTATGTGGTCAATCGAATTAAGCCGGATAATGAGCAGATATATTATATCATTGACGCTATAAACGATGCCATCAATACAGGTAAACAGATTTCTTTTCAGTATTATGATTATACCGGATTAAAGAAAAAGGTTCTGAAGAACAAGGGCGAAGTGTATAAGCTCAGCCCGTATAAACTTCTCTGGTGTGGGGACTATTATTATGTTCTCGGATATTCAGAGAAGAAAAGCAAGGTTATCAATTTCAGGGTAGACCGTATTGCTTCCAAGCCGGAGATATTGGATAAAGATATTATTCCTATGCCGGATGATTTTGATATTGAGAATTACACAAAGGAAGTTTTCTTTATGTTCTCAGGCGAGAAAGTTCTTGTGGATTTACGGTGTGATAACAGCTTGATGAAAACAATGGTTGACCGTTTTGGAGAAGATGTGACAACCCTTGCGTATGATATGACTTCTTTCAGAGTACAGACCGAAGTATCAGCCAGTCCGACCTTTTTTGGTTGGGTGTTTGGCTTTAATGGCAAGGTACAAATACTTGCACCGGAAAGTGTGAAAGAACAGTACAGGCAGATGATTGCACAAGCCGATGAGGGTATGCAGCAAAAAGAAAACAAAGAACAGGAAATCTAA